ACACTTACACTCATCCCCATTAAAACTTCCTCAACAGACGTCGTTTTCTAATAAAAGTTTTCTCATGTAACAGTTGCATTGTACCACGTTAGCGGTGCAACTAGAACTGtaaaaaatcgacccgacccgaaaatcgacccgaacccgacccgaaaataatgggtcctgaacaagattttgtgacccgtaacccgattttatccgaacccgagcaacccgaaatgTAATGGGTCAatacccgaccgaacccgttttggacccgaccgattgaaaatcattgtatttatactaaaaaatgagattatgagaaaatttaagcataataaacacgttgtttttactattgttgtgtgtaatataattttaatttgaattatacgccattttatggttgaatttgactaaatataaacttgtgtaggaaaatttgttaatttttgctcatattttgtatatttatcacctaaattaatgaaaatataatgtgcgttttaaaatctctcaacccgttgggtcgacccgaacccgaatgttctgggtcttgaacaagcatttgcaaacccgaacccgaaagtgaccgacccgattcaacccgaacccggaaataattttttacaacccgacccgaccgacccgtttgacaggtctaggtGCAACCTTTGAAAAAATGGAGGTTGAGACTGGATTAAACGGGaataatttccaaaatattTGATTAATTGACATCTGATTAAGCAAACCTCTTTAACAATCATTGTTTTCATATAGGTTTTCTCATACAAAGTCACGTTGCACCATGTTAACGATGCAACCTAATTAAAGTCTAATTATTTCATGTAAAAAGTTTGATTAAAAAAACCTTGGTTTCTTATGGACTGGGTTGGGGGGATGCTTAACTTGTTTGGTAAACCAAATTCTCTACAAATCCTCTCCTTAATACTAACACAAGTAACAAGTCATGGGATAGATAGGAATGATTCTTGGAATCACCTCAGCCCAGAATCCAGCGACACCGACACTATCCGTCTTGTTTACGCTTTCACCGCGTTTCCCATACCGGACCATCAATATGTATTCTTACCCAAGCAACATATCAAGACTATGCATGCTCAGAGGTGAGCCTGATAGAAACACAGATCAACATTACAAGAACATGATCAAACATAATCCTGGAAATGCCCTGCTTCTGGGAAACTATGCCAGATTTTTAAAGGAGGTAGGAAATCTTCTactgaaaatgaacattttatatGGTTGCAGTTTTCTGGTTTAATGTTTTTGTGTTAGGTTAGACTGGTGATTTGGCTAAAGCAGAAGAGTATTGCGAACGAGCAATTCTAGCGGAAGCTGGAGATGGGAATGGGAGTGTACTCTCTCTATATGGTGAACTAATATGGCAAAGCTGCAAGGATGTTACTCGAGCTGAAACTTACTTTCATCAAGCTGTTCTTTCTAATCCTAATAACAGGTAATCCAAACATAACCTAAATTGAACCGAACTTGGTTCCAATATGACCCATAGTCCAAAACCTGAAACAAACAATTAGTAAGCCATCTTTAAGAGGTAGTGAGAAAGGAAGCAATTGGATATTCAGTATTTTGTTCCTTATTCCTTGTATAATTCTGCAATAATGTCAATGCAGTTACATTCTCGCGTCATATGCAAAATTTCTGTGGGATGCTGAAGAAAAAGATGAAGACAGAGATGGATCAAAGTCAGCAACATAGAGATGTTCTAAATAAAATAATGGTCAAACTCAAATTCAGAATGATATAGCAATATGATGTGTTGGAAGAACCGAAGaataaacattataaataaataaaaacattgTTCCAAATGCAAACTACACCAATTTAGTCATCCCCCCCATAAGCTACTTTATGTATCATAAAACTACAACTGGTGTACGAGAACGAGAACGAGAGAATCCCAAAATTTACCCACAAACCACACTTCAATGGCAGATCACTAAAACAGTACTTAATAAGAGTAATAGATTCAAAAGAACAAACAACTCAGAAAAAGCAGTGATCAGACAATCCAGAGAGGGTGCAAATGCAGACTATTAAGCGACCAGACTGGCAATCTAAAAAGCAAACCTCACCAAACTATGGACAAACTGCTTCATATTCATATTCATATTCATGTTCATGTTCTACTAAGCCAACACTTCGTGGAGGCGAATGAATCCAATCCAACTGCACCCCaagcttcttcttcttcttcaatgtTCTGATACAGCTTCTTGCTCGACTGGGAGCTGGACTTGATCTTCAATAATAGGCCTGTTCTCAATTCCAAAATGATCTTCACCCATGTCACCCAAAATGAGCTGGACGTGAGCAGTCGGTGTAGGACCTgggttagagagagaaacttcCTCTTCCACGCGGGCAATAGGTGCAGATTCTGTGTTAGACAGAGGAATATCCTCCTCCGCACGCGCTATAGGTGGCGTCCCATTAACTGTATGATCCAGCACTTTAGCATTCTTCGATAAGCGTGTCTTCTCAGACGGTAATCTAGGAAGGGACTTCCTCTGAGGCCGTTTAGACTGAACAGGGGAAGCTCCTTTGCTTGGGTTGTTGGTTTGTGAAACCACCTTCTCATCCAGACTTAGCCTTCCAAGTCGTTGGTTTTGGTCCCCTTCTTCTTCAGCTTCAACTGAGGATGGGTTCTTCTTCCTACCCAGCTTGGGCGATCTTGGTCGTGTAGTTGGTATCTGAATCAAAAGGAGGAAAGCAAAACTATAAAAGCTAACCCATCTTCAACATAGGAAAGGGCAATTGTTCTTTATATTGAAATAAAAGTGATAACAAGTCCATGAAAACAATGCAAACAGCAACAATTTTATAGCAAGTAATGGTACACCCATT
This sequence is a window from Spinacia oleracea cultivar Varoflay chromosome 1, BTI_SOV_V1, whole genome shotgun sequence. Protein-coding genes within it:
- the LOC110788381 gene encoding uncharacterized protein, producing MILGITSAQNPATPTLSVLFTLSPRFPYRTINMYSYPSNISRLCMLRGEPDRNTDQHYKNMIKHNPGNALLLGNYARFLKETGDLAKAEEYCERAILAEAGDGNGSVLSLYGELIWQSCKDVTRAETYFHQAVLSNPNNSYILASYAKFLWDAEEKDEDRDGSKSAT